AAACGGTACTAAGTTTTTAACAGAGCAAGGTTATTTAGGAGATTTTGTGATTTGCGGGGAACCGACAGAATTGGGGATTGGTGTACAATCTAAAGGAGTTCTGCAGCTTGACATTGAAACCAAAGGAAAACCAGCTCATGGAAGCAGGCCGTGGGAAGGTCAAAACGCAATTAAAAAGGCATATCAGCTGTATGAAGAAATTCTTAAACTTCCATTTGCTGCAGAAACCGAACCTCCTATGTACAATAATCCGTCGATCAACCTTGCAAAAATAGAGGGAGGGACGGTTTATAATAAAGTCCCGGAACACTGCAAAATGTCTATTGATATAAGGTATTTACCGAAACAATCGGTAGATGACATTATAAAACAGATTAAAGAAGCGGCAGATGCAAAAGTGGATGTCCATATCATTAACGATCCTGTAAAAACACAAGCAGACGACCCTTATGTTGAAGCGTTAGCTGCTTCTGTAAAAGAAAGGACGCAGTTAGAACGAGCAAATATTTTTGGCCAGCACGGCTCATCTGACGGTCAGTTTTTTACCAAATATAATAAGCCAGCGGTAGAGTTTGGGCCGTTTGGTCACAATTGGCATGGGGACAATGAATTAGTATATTTAGATACGGTCCATGCCTACCAAGATATTCTGCTGGATTTTGTTTTACAATTTTCCAAGGTAGAAGAGCGGGCAGTGCAAAATAAATAAGAGACGATAAAAAAAGGCTGATAGTACTTTGTGTAGTGCATATCAGCCTTTTTGTGATTTAT
This DNA window, taken from Alteribacillus bidgolensis, encodes the following:
- a CDS encoding M20 family metallopeptidase; the protein is MSDTEKLLKDLIKIDSSTMEGANRAVAFCENWLTERGLPVRKLENNGFHMLVSEIGSGDKTIVLNGHVDVVKGKEEQFSPYIKERKMYGRGSADMKAGVAAMMEAAAQAQKHELHSRIQLQIVSDEETGGLNGTKFLTEQGYLGDFVICGEPTELGIGVQSKGVLQLDIETKGKPAHGSRPWEGQNAIKKAYQLYEEILKLPFAAETEPPMYNNPSINLAKIEGGTVYNKVPEHCKMSIDIRYLPKQSVDDIIKQIKEAADAKVDVHIINDPVKTQADDPYVEALAASVKERTQLERANIFGQHGSSDGQFFTKYNKPAVEFGPFGHNWHGDNELVYLDTVHAYQDILLDFVLQFSKVEERAVQNK